One stretch of Streptomyces sp. R21 DNA includes these proteins:
- a CDS encoding LexA family protein, producing MGHHKVDYLTDIQERVLACIREHIAEDGEAPTVAEISVGVGRSVGAVHYQLRELEAKHAIALEPRRARGIRLT from the coding sequence ATGGGGCACCACAAGGTCGACTACCTCACCGACATTCAGGAACGCGTCCTCGCCTGTATCCGCGAGCACATCGCTGAGGACGGCGAGGCGCCGACCGTCGCCGAGATCAGCGTCGGCGTGGGCCGTAGCGTCGGAGCCGTCCACTACCAGCTGCGCGAGCTGGAGGCGAAGCACGCGATCGCCCTGGAGCCTCGCCGGGCGCGCGGGATCCGGCTCACGTGA
- a CDS encoding DUF6233 domain-containing protein — translation MSCGPAARCPADSSTHPPSETLSHTDLPRLRTLEIWLAFNLDRVRQQIAAAEKLEAERQRGVDARPPAPDWLIERGIGEGPAVYVHVGGCHMAGKRSKGVAREQALRALTDGVEACPHCRPDTELGVLD, via the coding sequence TTGTCTTGCGGCCCAGCCGCCCGCTGCCCCGCCGACTCAAGCACTCATCCGCCAAGTGAAACGCTCAGTCACACCGACCTGCCCCGACTTCGAACCCTGGAGATCTGGCTGGCCTTCAACCTCGACAGGGTCCGGCAGCAGATCGCAGCAGCCGAAAAGCTGGAGGCCGAACGGCAGCGCGGCGTCGACGCCCGGCCGCCCGCGCCGGACTGGTTGATCGAGCGGGGTATCGGCGAGGGGCCCGCCGTGTACGTGCACGTCGGTGGATGCCATATGGCGGGGAAGCGTTCCAAGGGCGTGGCGCGGGAGCAGGCGCTGCGGGCGCTCACCGACGGTGTCGAAGCCTGCCCGCACTGCCGTCCCGATACCGAGCTCGGGGTGCTGGATTAG
- a CDS encoding Ku protein, whose product MPRTIWSGAISFGLVTVPIHVVSATEDHSIRFHQYHLEDMGRVRVRKFCEVEDREVRGDEIGKGYELSKDQVVAVLDEELGELPLPTAKAIELEAFVPAESIDPIRVGEGYYLQPDGQVAAKPYTLLRKALERNAKVAVAKYAWSGRERLGLLRVRDDVIVLHAMKWDDEIRDPAELAPEAVELTDEEVAEAQHLIDRMTRDDLEGDEFVDRYTDALAEVIKAKREGEALPESSEPETPKGEVVDLMTALQESVAKARQSRGEDATVHDMPKKTAATKTAKTPAKKTTKKAAAKKPKRSA is encoded by the coding sequence ATGCCCCGAACCATCTGGTCAGGCGCCATCTCGTTCGGTTTGGTCACAGTACCGATCCATGTGGTGAGCGCCACCGAGGACCACTCGATCCGCTTTCACCAGTACCACCTTGAGGACATGGGCCGGGTACGGGTGCGCAAGTTCTGCGAAGTGGAGGACCGGGAGGTCCGCGGCGACGAAATCGGCAAAGGCTACGAGCTGTCGAAGGACCAGGTCGTCGCCGTGCTGGACGAGGAGCTGGGCGAGCTGCCCTTGCCCACCGCGAAGGCCATCGAGCTGGAGGCGTTCGTGCCGGCCGAGTCCATCGATCCGATCCGGGTGGGGGAGGGCTACTACCTGCAGCCGGACGGGCAGGTGGCGGCGAAGCCGTACACCCTGCTGCGGAAGGCCCTGGAGCGGAACGCCAAGGTGGCCGTCGCGAAGTACGCCTGGAGCGGGCGGGAGCGGCTGGGACTGCTGCGGGTCCGTGACGATGTGATCGTCCTGCACGCCATGAAGTGGGACGACGAGATCCGCGACCCCGCCGAGCTGGCGCCCGAGGCGGTCGAGCTGACCGACGAGGAGGTCGCGGAGGCGCAGCACCTCATCGACCGGATGACCCGCGACGACCTCGAAGGCGACGAGTTCGTCGACCGCTACACGGACGCCCTCGCCGAGGTGATCAAAGCGAAGCGGGAGGGCGAAGCGCTGCCCGAGTCGTCCGAGCCGGAAACGCCGAAGGGAGAGGTCGTCGACCTGATGACCGCCCTACAGGAGTCCGTCGCCAAGGCGCGTCAGTCGCGGGGCGAGGACGCCACCGTCCATGACATGCCGAAGAAAACCGCGGCCACGAAGACTGCGAAGACGCCCGCCAAGAAGACGACGAAGAAGGCTGCGGCGAAGAAGCCGAAGCGCAGCGCCTAA
- a CDS encoding recombinase family protein, translating into MAKLRRGRRIKGEKGQYAYGAPPYGWQAHKKELTEDEMEQAGRARARQLRDEDELSLREICAALEAEDIRPKRGERWYPETVRRMLANPTDRPPTLHRRERSV; encoded by the coding sequence GTGGCCAAGCTCCGCCGCGGCCGCCGCATCAAGGGCGAGAAGGGCCAGTACGCCTACGGCGCCCCGCCGTACGGCTGGCAGGCCCACAAGAAGGAACTGACCGAGGACGAGATGGAGCAGGCCGGCCGTGCCCGTGCCCGCCAGCTTCGAGATGAAGACGAGCTGTCCCTCCGTGAGATCTGCGCAGCACTCGAAGCCGAGGACATCCGACCCAAGCGCGGGGAACGCTGGTACCCGGAGACCGTCCGTCGGATGCTCGCCAATCCGACCGATAGGCCGCCGACTCTGCACCGACGGGAGCGCAGCGTCTGA
- a CDS encoding GNAT family N-acetyltransferase — MTRVIDLRHYGQGSLSEGFKQMLIDVHADAYAEAMDDEFNQRFPWFVDHWSGMNGFTCVVAFDGDEPTGFAYGAPLQPGREWWRSTEFEPNNGYTETYAVSEVMVRPQWRKQGISDRLHEALLKERDEDLAVLLVDVTHPKVRELYETWGYEKVGEQRPFADSPVYAVMVKKLHL; from the coding sequence GTGACCAGGGTGATCGACCTGCGGCACTACGGCCAGGGAAGCCTTTCGGAAGGCTTCAAGCAGATGCTGATCGACGTGCACGCCGACGCCTACGCCGAGGCTATGGACGACGAGTTCAACCAGCGGTTCCCCTGGTTTGTTGATCACTGGTCAGGGATGAACGGCTTCACCTGCGTCGTCGCCTTCGACGGAGACGAGCCGACCGGCTTCGCCTACGGCGCACCGCTTCAGCCGGGCCGCGAATGGTGGCGCTCCACCGAGTTCGAGCCGAACAACGGCTACACCGAGACCTACGCCGTCTCCGAGGTCATGGTGCGCCCGCAGTGGCGAAAGCAGGGCATCTCAGATCGCCTGCACGAGGCGCTACTGAAGGAGCGCGACGAGGATCTTGCCGTACTCCTGGTCGACGTGACCCACCCGAAGGTCCGAGAACTGTACGAGACGTGGGGCTACGAAAAGGTGGGCGAACAGCGGCCGTTCGCCGACTCGCCGGTATACGCGGTCATGGTGAAGAAGCTCCACCTCTGA